A segment of the Sporichthyaceae bacterium genome:
GTACTGCGCGCGCGGGATGACGAACCTGTGCGACTCCGGCGCGGCGGTGGTCCTCGGGCCGCAGCTCGATGGCACCTATCGGTTCCACGCCCGCGGCGAGGAGGTCGGGCAGATGTGTCTGCTCGGCACGTTCTCGGAGTACACGGTGGTGCCGGTGGCCTCGGTCGTGAAGATCGACGACGACATCCCGTTGGACAAGGCCGCACTCGTCGGGTGCGGGGTCACCACCGGTTACGGCAGCGTCGTGCGGACGGCCGAGGTGAAGGCCGGCGACACGGTGGTCGTCATGGGCGTCGGCGGCATCGGTGCCAACGCGGTGCAGGGCGCCCGGATCGCCGGGGCCCGATACATCGTGGCGATCGACCCGATCGAGTTCAAGCGCGAGGCCGCGCAGGAATTCGGTGCCACCCACGTCGCCGCCGACGCCGACGAGGCGTGGACGATCGTGGCGGAACTGACGCGGGGTCAGTACGCGGATGCCTGCATCATCACCACCGACGTGGCCGAGGGTTCCTACATCGGCCCGGCGCTCGGCCTGGTGGGCAAGCGGGGCCGCGTGGTTGTCACCGCGATCGGGCACCCGGACGAGATGTCGATCTCGGCGAACCTGTTCGAGCTGACGCTCTACGAGAAGCAGATCCGCGGCTCACTGTTCGGCTCGTCCAACGCCCAGCACGACATTCCGAGACTGCTCGAGCTCTACCGCGTCGGGCAGCTCAAGCTCGACGAGCTGATCACGCGGGAGTACTCGCTCGAGGAGGTCAACACCGGCTACGACGACATGAAGGCCGGCCGGAACATTCGGGGCCTCATCCGCTACAGCTGACTCAGCCTCAGACCCGGGCGGTGTCGCCGGAGAAGCGCCACGCGGCACCGCCGGTGAAGACCACCAACCAGCAGATCAGGTTCACCGGCCAGACCCAGTCGAAGCCGCCATCCCCCAACGGAGCGTGGACGAGGCCGTTGAGCCCGTACAGCGGGGTGAAGGCGGCAATCTCGCGCATCACATGGGAGAACTGGCTCAGCGGGATGAACAGCCCGCCGCCGAAACTGCACAACATCAGCAGGAACCCGATGATCTGCATGACGTTCTCCGACGGCAGCAGGTAGCCGATGAACAGCCCCAGCGCGCTGAACACCAAGGCGCCGACCCACGCGATCAGCGCCGTGACGATCCAGACCCAGGTGGGCATGTGCGGCTTGTGCGTGACCACGCCGACGATGTAGACGATGAGCACCGAGGCCCCGCCGAGCACCAGCGAGGTGACCATCTTCACCGCGATGTAGGCCGCCGGGACCATCGGCGTCACCCGTAACTGGCGGCTCCAACCCGCGGAACGTTCGAGGGAGACCATCGCCCCGCCGCTGGTGCACGCGAGCACGGCGCCGTAGAGCGCCATCGAGATCATCACCGACGCCGACTCGTTACCCCGGCCGTGCGGCAGGTCCGCGTAGGCGGAGTTGAGGCCGAACACCAGGAACCAGATCGGTGGCAGGACCACCGTGAAGACCAGGGTCCGCTTGTTGCGCAGCAGTCGAGTGACCTCGATGCGGACCACGGTCGGATTGAACCCGCCGAACCGCGACTCGGGCCGGGCGAGTGCTGCGCTGACGTCCAGGGCTTCGGTGTTCATGCGGCAGCCAT
Coding sequences within it:
- a CDS encoding ABC transporter permease, with translation MNTEALDVSAALARPESRFGGFNPTVVRIEVTRLLRNKRTLVFTVVLPPIWFLVFGLNSAYADLPHGRGNESASVMISMALYGAVLACTSGGAMVSLERSAGWSRQLRVTPMVPAAYIAVKMVTSLVLGGASVLIVYIVGVVTHKPHMPTWVWIVTALIAWVGALVFSALGLFIGYLLPSENVMQIIGFLLMLCSFGGGLFIPLSQFSHVMREIAAFTPLYGLNGLVHAPLGDGGFDWVWPVNLICWLVVFTGGAAWRFSGDTARV
- a CDS encoding NDMA-dependent alcohol dehydrogenase yields the protein MKTKAAVLWGLEQKWEVEEIDLDPPKAAEVLVKLAASGLCHSDEHLVTGDIPIPFPVVGGHEGAGVVVEVGPGVTDVAVGDHVVLSFLPACGRCAYCARGMTNLCDSGAAVVLGPQLDGTYRFHARGEEVGQMCLLGTFSEYTVVPVASVVKIDDDIPLDKAALVGCGVTTGYGSVVRTAEVKAGDTVVVMGVGGIGANAVQGARIAGARYIVAIDPIEFKREAAQEFGATHVAADADEAWTIVAELTRGQYADACIITTDVAEGSYIGPALGLVGKRGRVVVTAIGHPDEMSISANLFELTLYEKQIRGSLFGSSNAQHDIPRLLELYRVGQLKLDELITREYSLEEVNTGYDDMKAGRNIRGLIRYS